In Paenibacillus xylanilyticus, the genomic window CGTTGACCATATCAATATCCACGGTGTCTTTAACCACAAACAAAAGAATGGCAAAAAGGACGATGGCGAGTTTCAGTCCGAGACTGGGCTTGATTGCTCTCTCCAGTTTCAAACAATGACATGCTGCCCAAGTTCCCAACGTGATGATGGATAGAATTTTTAGCAGCCAAAAGGATAACACCAGATACTCCATCCGCTGGATCAATGGCATTTCAATAATGCTGATCAGGCTCAGGGTAGGCCACAAATGTTCCTTCATCTGTCCATGATTGAAGTACATAAAGGAATAGATAAAGAAAACCAGATACACTATGGTTGCAGTAACCAAGGCGAGATAAGCCCATTTGAGCGAGCGACCTGGCGTCTTGATGTATGGATATACGACCAGCAAAATGCCGCAGCCGATAAATTCATGAAGCATATCCCTTGTGGACAACCATATGGATGTGACATCATGATCCAGCACAGGAAGAAGGTTTCGTGGATGAAGATAGGAAGAGACCAGGAATATCTGCGGGAAGACAAATACTAGGATGAAGAGGGTGCCCCAAAGGCACATCCCGGTGACCGACTGTATGCCGCCCGACACACAGTAATAGACAAGCAGCAGAACCACGATGCCCAGCAGCCAGTTATTTTGTGTGGGAAGAATCCACAGCTGGATGATATGAATATAGGAGCGATAGGCTACAAAAGCACCCAGCAGAAAATATAAAATAAAGATCCAATTCAGGACAGCACCCGCGATTCGTCCCCAATACCGTCGATTGATGTGAACGAGAGAGGAATGGCCGGGGGATTGGCGTGACAGCAGGACAAACATCATTTTAAGGATGATGGAGATCATGACAGCGGCGGCCAAAATGCTGATCCATCCATCTTTCTCCGCGCCACGCAGCATTTTATATTGAAAATTCATTAAACCTACGCCAACCAAGCTTACATAGAGCACAAAATACAGATGAATGGGTGACATGCTGTAGCGATTCCCGGAAGTGTTCACAGAGATCTCCCCTTTTCTGACGATCATATGAATCTGCTGAAAAATTCACATCTAGCGTTTTACCTTCACTTATGCTCAGTCTCTGAGTTAAGTATGTAAATTATTCGAGATTTTATTCAAAAGCAAATACCCGCCTATTCCCATAGAGGGAACAAGCGGGTACGACATCTCTTTTTTTATCAGCAATCGATTATAG contains:
- a CDS encoding GerAB/ArcD/ProY family transporter, whose protein sequence is MNTSGNRYSMSPIHLYFVLYVSLVGVGLMNFQYKMLRGAEKDGWISILAAAVMISIILKMMFVLLSRQSPGHSSLVHINRRYWGRIAGAVLNWIFILYFLLGAFVAYRSYIHIIQLWILPTQNNWLLGIVVLLLVYYCVSGGIQSVTGMCLWGTLFILVFVFPQIFLVSSYLHPRNLLPVLDHDVTSIWLSTRDMLHEFIGCGILLVVYPYIKTPGRSLKWAYLALVTATIVYLVFFIYSFMYFNHGQMKEHLWPTLSLISIIEMPLIQRMEYLVLSFWLLKILSIITLGTWAACHCLKLERAIKPSLGLKLAIVLFAILLFVVKDTVDIDMVNEIYTRTGEILIMLYVPLLFIISLFRKNLGGSTGHQDMPDQPKGEEA